A part of Aegilops tauschii subsp. strangulata cultivar AL8/78 chromosome 2, Aet v6.0, whole genome shotgun sequence genomic DNA contains:
- the LOC109783586 gene encoding exportin-T, producing the protein MDDLEQAILLASDSPAAASASPAVREEALAFCARARDESPPSSLLRLCLSGLASSPHAHVHFWCLQSLHDALLRRRIALPDDLALLRSSLLSLASASNAASPPFLRNKLAQLVALLVRLDYPHVYPSYFLDLLPPSPPQSGPTDMFARVLISLDDDLLSQDYPRNADETADACRVKDAMRAQCVPQIARHWHDAAATLGAADPPTAAVALDAARRCISWIDVALVANDVFVPLLFDIALSPASAAPLAAAAVGCLSAVAAKRMDARAKVALLRSLLSAQQGLGSPDSGLKMASLVTTYAVEALACYRKLGPSDADGAAALEMLEEVLPAVFSAAESCYEEDVDSGSVLEFLAGYVSTMKAPSEKQLGHLGRILEVVRQQMTYDPVYRVHLDVLDKIGKEEEDMMAEQRKDLVALFRNICRVAPAATQQFIKGLIVTALSSAEATVEDVEVTLTLLYRLGEAVSEEEIRTGSGLLGELVPMLLSARFSCHSHRLVALVYLETVTRYIKFMQENVQYVPHLLAAFLDERGIHHQNSHVSRRAGYLFMKAVKLLKAKLVPYLDTILQSLEDVLGQFTSMDWANKAAKLSSSEDGSQIFEAVGLLIGIEEVSPEKQVQCLTALLNPLCHQIESLVMGAEAQGLEESSPRAISLLQIVVALNMVTKGFNERLVMISRPTIGVMLKKTLDVVLQLLVSFPNVRPLRSKVISFLHRMIEILGISVLPCIPIALRQLLVHNEAKDMVDFLVLLNQIICKFNSSASGILEDVFPTIASRMSVILSQDAFSTGPAGNTEEMRELQELQRTLYTFLHGMVTHDLSAVLLAPTCRQYLETIMQLLLFTSCSHKDILLRKACVQIFVKLIKDWCTTSKADDKLPGFRVFMIEKFATGCCLYSVLEKSFDLRDANTLVVFGEIVMAQKVMYERFGEDFIVNFVAKALPEAHCPPELAEQYYQKLQGNDIKAFRSFYQSLIEKIRQQQNGSLVFR; encoded by the exons ATGGACGACCTAGAGCAGGCCATCCTGCTCGCCTCCGACTCCCCCGCCGCGGCCTCCGCCTCCCCGGCCGTCCGCGAGGAGGCGCTCGCCTTCTGCGCCCGCGCCCGCGACGAGTCCCCGCCCTCCTCGCTCCTCCGCCTCTGCCTCTCCGGCCTCGCCTCCTCGCCCCACGCGCACGTCCACTTCTGGTGCCTCCAGTCCCTCCACGacgcgctcctccgccgccgcatcGCCCTCCCCGACGACCTCGCCCTGCTccgctcctccctcctctccctcgcctcCGCCTCCAACGCCGCCTCCCCGCCCTTCCTCCGCAACAAGCTCGCCCAGCTCGTAGCCCTCCTCGTCCGCCTGGATTACCCGCATGTCTACCCCTCCTACTTCCTCGACCTcctcccgccgtcgccgccgcagtCGGGCCCCACGGACATGTTCGCCCGCGTCCTCATCTCTCTGGACGACGACCTGCTCTCCCAGGACTACCCTCGCAACGCCGACGAGACCGCCGACGCCTGCAGGGTCAAGGACGCCATGCGAGCGCAGTGCGTGCCCCAGATCGCCCGCCACTGGCACGACGCTGCCGCCACTCTTGGTGCGGCCGACCCTCCCACTGCCGCCGTAGCCCTTGATGCGGCGCGCAGGTGCATCTCCTGGATCGATGTTGCGCTGGTCGCCAATGATGTGTTTGTTCCTCTTCTATTTGACATTGCCCTGTCCCCTGCAAGTGCTGCCCCTCTTgctgcggcggcggtggggtgtcTTTCTGCCGTGGCTGCAAAGAGGATGGATGCAAGGGCGAAGGTGGCGTTGCTCAGGTCACTACTGTCTGCACAGCAGGGGCTTGGTAGCCCAGACAGTGGGTTAAAGATGGCATCTTTGGTGACGACTTATGCCGTGGAGGCTCTTGCCTGTTATCGCAAGCTTGGCCCTAGTGACGCCGATGGAGCTGCGGCATTGGAAATGCTCGAAGAGGTGCTGCCAGCTGTATTTTCGGCAGCAGAAAGCTGCTATGAGGAGGATGTTGATTCTGGTTCCGTGCTCGAGTTCTTAGCTGGCTACGTCAGTACAATGAAGGCTCCATCTGAGAAGCAGCTGGGGCACTTGGGGCGGATCTTAGAGGTGGTGCGGCAGCAAATGACATATGACCCAGTTTACAGGGTGCATCTTGATGTGCTCGACAAGAtcgggaaggaggaggaggacatgaTGGCGGAGCAACGGAAGGATTTAGTGGCATTGTTCCGCAACATTTGTCGGGTAGCGCCAGCTGCCACACAGCAGTTCATAAAGGGGTTGATTGTGACGGCGCTCTCATCCGCAGAAGCTACCGTTGAGGATGTTGAGGTCACTCTTACTCTTTTGTACCGGCTCGGGGAAGCAGTGAGTGAGGAGGAGATCCGTACTGGGTCTGGGCTGCTCGGGGAGCTTGTGCCCATGCTTCTTTCTGCGAGATTCTCGTGCCACTCACACCGCTTAGTTGCACTGGTGTATCTTGAGACAGTTACACGCTACATCAAGTTCATGCAAGAGAATGTACAGTATGTGCCACACCTTCTTGCCGCATTCTTGGATGAGCGAGGCATACACCATCAGAATTCCCATGTGAGCCGCCGTGCGGGATACTTGTTCATGAAAGCTGTCAAGTTGTTGAAGGCAAAGCTAGTCCCTTACTTGGATACCATTTTGCAG AGCTTGGAAGATGTCCTAGGACAATTCACTTCAATGGACTGGGCAAATAAAGCGGCAAAGCTCTCCAGCTCAGAGGATGGCAGCCAGATTTTTGAG GCTGTGGGGTTGTTGATCGGTATTGAAGAGGTATCACCAGAGAAGCAGGTTCAGTGCTTGACAGCTTTGCTGAATCCTCTCTGTCATCAG ATCGAGTCGCTTGTTATGGGTGCCGAAGCACAAGGGCTCGAAGAATCATCCCCGAGAGCTATAAGTCTTCTACAGATTGTTGTTGCATTGAATATGGTTACCAAG GGCTTTAATGAACGCCTCGTGATGATAAGTAGGCCAACAATTGGTGTCATGTTAAAAAAG ACCCTTGATGTTGTTCTACAACTCCTTGTTTCATTTCCTAATGTGAGGCCCCTGCGATCAAAG GTCATATCCTTTCTGCACCGCATGATTGAGATATTAGGAATCTCGGTGCTTCCATGTATCCCGATCGCACTAAGACAATTGCTGGTTCATAACGAG GCAAAAGATATGGTGGACTTCCTTGTATTGTTAAACCAAATAATATGCAAGTTTAATTCTTCAGCAAGTGGCATACTGGAGGATGTCTTTCCTACTATTGCAAGTCGTATGTCTGTGATATTGTCACAAGATGCCTTTTCTACTGGTCCTGCAGGCAATACCGAG GAAATGCGTGAACTGCAAGAGCTGCAGAGGACATTATACACATTCCTCCATGGGATGGTTACACATGATTTGTCTGCAGTTCTCCTTGCTCCTACCTGTAGGCAGTATTTGGAAACCATAATGCAGCTACTTTTGTTTACTTCATGCAGTCATAAAGATATACTGCTCCGGAAG GCGTGTGTGCAGATTTTTGTCAAACTTATAAAAGACTGGTGCACTACATCCAAAGCTGATGATAAG CTTCCTGGCTTCCGAGTATTCATGATTGAGAAGTTTGCTACTGGTTGCTGTTTATACAGTGTCCTTGAAAAATCATTTGATTTACGTGATGCAAATACG CTTGTTGTCTTTGGTGAAATTGTGATGGCTCAGAAGGTTATGTATGAAAGATTTGGGGAGGACTTCATTGTAAATTTTGTAGCAAAAGCTCTTCCAGAAGCTCACTGCCCACCAGAGCTAGCTGAACAGTACTACCAAAAGTTACAG GGAAACGACATAAAGGCATTCAGGTCATTTTATCAATCACTTATCGAGAAAATAAGACAACAGCAGAATGGGAGTCTTGTGTTCAGATAG